The Streptomyces asoensis DNA window TCTCGACGCCGACCTGAAGCTCGCCGAGAGCGTCATCGAGGCCGACAAGAGGGTCGACGAGCTCCAGCACGACCTGGAGGCACGGGCGATAGCGCTGCTGGCCCGGCAGCAGCCGGTCGCCACCGACCTGCGGATCGTCGTCACCTCCCTGCGGATGTCCGCCGACCTGGAGCGCTCCGGCGACCTCGCCCAGCACGTGGCGAAGCTGGCCCGGCTGCGCTTCCCGAACCGCGCGGTGCCGCAGGACCTGCACGCCACGATCCTGGAGATGGGTCAGCTCGCGCAGCGCCTGATGGCGAAGGCGGCGGAGGTCGTCGTCACCAAGGACGTCGATCTGGCCCTCCAGCTGGAGTCGGACGACGACGCCATGGACCTCCTGCACCGCACCCTCTTCCAGCACCTGCTGGACGACCGCTGGAAGCACGGCATCGAGACGGCCGTCGACGTGACGCTGCTGGGCCGCTACTACGAGCGGTTCGCCGACCACGCGGTGGCCGTCGCCAAGCGCGTGGTGTTCCTGGTGACGGGCGAGCACGCCGACGAGATCCAGCCCGACATCCAGCCGGACATCCAGCCGGCGCCGGCCGCGGGAGCCGAGGGGGCCTGACCCCGGCGTCCGGGCGCCGGCCGCGGTGGACGAACGGCCGACGCCCGGACGGCCGGATCCCGGACGAGGGCCGTGGCGGACGAACGACCGGATCCCGGACGAGGGCCTCGGCGGCCGGGTGCGCGTGCGGGCTCTCTCGGGAGTGCGGCCGGTCCGCCGGAGTGCGGCCGTTCCTGACGGGGCGCGCCCGTCCGCGCTCGGCGGCGCGCGCAGACCGCCGTGCGCCGTTGAGCCGTTGATGCGCCCAGCGGAACGGGCATGCAATGGACACAGGGCCTACGACAGGCCCTATGTCTCCGGGAGGAACCCATGGCCGAGTCCCCCACCACTCCCACGCCCGACCCCGCGCAGGAACGCCCGACCGAACAGCCCGCCGAGATCCGGAACCTGATGCTCATCGGCGCGTGCGGCTGCGGTTCGGGGTGCGGCTGCGGCTGCCAGTCCGGCAACCCGTGCCAGTGCGGCTGAGGACGCCCGGCGAACGGACGTGACGAGGGGCTCCGGAGCCGGCGTCGGCTCCGGAGCCCCTCGTCACGTCCCACCGGTCGCCGCGGAGGGGGTGCGAGCGCAGCATGGAGGTGAAGGGGCGGCACGGCACGAGACCGGAAGGGGGTGGACCGTCATGGCCCGCTTCATGGACGTCCACCACAACATGCAGGGCATCACCGCCGACCAACTCCTCGAGGCCCACCAGGCGGACCTGTCGATCGAGGGCGAGGAGGGCGTGCACTTCGAACGGGCCTGGGCGGACCCGGAGTCGGGGACCGTCTACTGCCTCTCCGAGGCGCCGTCGGCGGATGCCGTACAGCGCGTCCACGAGCGCACCGGTCACATGGCGGACGAGATCCACCCGGTGCCGTTGACGGTCTGACGGCTGACGATCTGACGGCGGTGCGTGTCAGGAGGGCTCGACGGCCGACACGGCGGTGGCGGTCACCTTGTTGTCGCACTCGGCGAACTGCCCGTCGTCCAGGGCGACCTGGTGCTTGCCCGACCCGGGCAGACCCACGACCAGGGTGGGATACACCACGGGGTCCGCACCGGAGGCGCAGTACCCGTCGCCCTCCCCCTGCACCTGCACGAAGGTCAGCTTCACCCAGGCCCTGCCCTTGGGGGCGAGCGTCACGGCCGACGCGGATCCCTTGGGCGTGACGGCCAGCGGGGAATTGTGCCCGGGAGACCCGTTGCCGGCTCCCGCGACGGACGGGTGACCCTTGAGCCGGCAGGACTTGGCCGAGGTATTGGTGAACTCGACGACCGCGGCCCCGGTCCCCGTTCCGCTCGGCCGGTGGGCGGCCTGGTGGGCGGTGACCTCGAGACCGCCCGCCTTGCAGGTAGGCGTGGCCGCGGCGGCCTCGGTGACGTCCGCGCCGACGTCACCGGCCGGCGACGAGGCGGAGCCCGCGGGCTCGGCGGAGGGCGAGGTGGTCACGCCGCTCGCGGAGGGGGCGCTCGCGGAGGGCGCGCTCGCGGAGGGCGGGTCGACGTGCCCGGGACTCACGGAGGCGCTGGAGGAACCGCCCGACTGGCACCCCGTCAAGGCAAGGGCGGCCGCGGAGGCCATGACGACCGCCGCCACGGAACCCCGGACACCGAACCGCTTCCCGCTCCCGTTCACCCGCACGTCCCTGTCTCCGTTCCCGCTCATGTCGCTCTTCGCGTGCCGCATGCTGCCCCCGAACCGAACCGCCGGGGGCGTGACCCCACGGCACCGACTTCCGACAACCCGGACGACAGCCCGGATGACAACCCAGACAGAACGGACCGACGTACAGGTTCTCCCGAGCGCCGACCTGTTACCCATCGGTGACGATAACGGGCCATACCGCCCAGGCCCCGTCATTCGGCCGAGCGGCGGAGCGTGACCCGTGCCGTGGCTGTGGCTGTGGCTGTGGTCTGCCCGGCTCGCCGACCGGACGCCGTGCGGTGACCATGGATCACGGGACGGCAGGGCCAGGCACCGCAGCACCTGGAGGCATCCGTGGCGCACACCACAACGACCGACGTGCTGATCGCGGGCGCCGGCCCGGTCGGACTGAGCGCCGCCGCCGAGCTGCGCCGGCACGGGGTGAAATGCCGGCTCGTCGACCGGCTGCCGGCCCGGCTCCCGTACGCGAAGGCGGTCGGCATCCAGCCGCGCACCCTGGAGATCTGGGACCGGATGGGCCTGGCCCGCACGATGCTGGAGGCCGCCGCGGTGCTGCGCGGTCAGCTGGTCTACGTCAACGGCCGGGAGCGGGCGCGGCTCGACCTCACGCTGCCGCCCGAGGTGCCGTACGGATTCGCCGCGCTGCCGCAGTACGACACCGAGCGCCTTCTGGAGGAGTACGTCGCCGGCCTCGGCACACGGGTCGAACGCGGTACCGAACTGCTGTCGTTCACCCAGGACGACGGCGGGGTCACCGCGCGCCTGCGCACCGCGTCGGGCACGGACGAGGAGGTGCGGGCGGGGTACCTCATCGGCTGCGACGGCGCGCACAGCACCGTGCGCAAGGGGCTGGGCCTCACGTTCGAGGGGGCCGCCTTCGACGAGGAGTACATGCTCGGCGATGTCGAAGCCGACTGGGCGCTGCCGCACGGCTACGGCATCCGCTCCGTCCACCACGGCGCCGACGGCACGCCGGACGACGTACTGGTCTGCGTGCCCCTGCCCGGCACCGGCCGCTACCGCATGTCGATGCTCGTCCCGCCGGAACTCTCGACGCGGACGGGCGGCGGTGGAACACCGTCGACGACGGCCGCCCGTGGCGACGGCGACGGCGTAGCCCACGGCTTGACCACAGATGAGGGCCGAGCCCCGGATCTGCACCACCTCCAGGCCGTGGTCGACCGGCTGGCCCCGGTCCCCGCGGTCCTCTCCCGGCTGCGCTGGTCCTCCGTCTTCCGGATCAGCCACCGCATCGTGGATCGCTATGCCGACGGGCGCGTCTTCGTCGCGGGCGATGCCGCCCACATCCATCCGCCCACCGGCGCCCAGGGCATGAACACCGGCATCCAGGACGCCTGCAACCTGGCCTGGAAGCTGGCCCTCGTCATCCGGGGAGAGGCCGGACCGGCCCTCCTGACCACGTACGACGCCGAACGCCGTCCGGTCGGCGAGGAGGTCGTCGGCCGTACGGTCCGCCACGCCACCCGGGGCATCGAGGCCGACCCCGACGACCCGCGCACCGTGCTCCTCCGCGAGGCGCAACTGCTCGTCGGCTACCGGGACGGCCCGCTCGCCCCTGCCGCGGACGTGCCGCCCGGCGCGCCGCACCCCGGCGACCGCGCCCCCGACTGCGGTGGCCTGACCGCCCCCGCGTCCGCGTACGCCTGGCGCCTGCTCGACGTGCTGCGCGGACGCGTCGGCCACGTGATCGTGCTGTACGCGGCCGACCCCGCCCACCTGACGGCGGCCGCCGAGACCGTGCGCGGCCTGTGGGAAGCGGACGGGACGGCCAGGCCCTCACTCGAGGTCATCGCCGTACTCGCCCGCGAGACCGCACCGGCGCCCGCCGCCCCCGACGCCCTGCCCGTCGCCGCGTACCGCGACGCGGCCGGCGAGTTCGCCCGCCTCTACCGCCCCGACGGCCCGACGGCCTTCATCCTCCGCCCGGACGGCCACCTGGCCACCCGCTTCCCCCTGACAGAACCCACCACACCCCCCGCCCTCCACACCTGGCTGACGACCCTGTCGACCTCACCGGCACGCCCCTGACGGCCCAAACGCCGCGACATCACCGCCGAGGGCTCGTACGCTCCGAACCGGAGGAGAGCCGGGGGGGGCCATGGCAGACGCGTACTTCTTGCTGGTGTGCGACGACGTGCCTCATGACGTTGTCCTCACCGATCCTGGCGTCCGCGTGATGGCCGTCGTCCAGGTCGTCCGCCGGCTGACGGGACTGAGCCTGTGGCGCAGCAAGCTTCTGGCCACGCAGGTCCCCGCCGTCGTTCTCACCTGCGTGTCCGAGCGGGATGCGGCGGCGGCCGTCGCGGCCCTCCGCGAAGCGGGGGCCGCGGCAGAGGCGAAGGAGCAGCCCCAACCGGACTTTCCGAAGCTCTGAGTGCGAAGCTCCGGGCCGTAGATCCTCAGGGGTGTGATGCGTTCTGCAACCGTTCTACCTGCCGTCCGAGTCCGGTCACGACTTCCTCGAATGCGAGATCGTCATCGTGACGGAGTCCCTCGGCCCCACCAAAAAGCCCCCGGCCAGCGAAAGACTCGCAGGTCGGGGGCTTACGGGCGTCGTGTTACTTCTTCTTGCCCTGGGTCTTGCCGGGGATCTTGGTGACCTGCGTTTCCGCTGCTCAGGGATGGTGGGCTCGTGCGCCTAGTAGTCGTCGTTGGTCGTTGTTGGCCACTGTCGAGCATCCTTGGACGGCCCAGGGACGGCCCAGCTTCGCCCCACTCGAATGACGGCCGGCACACTCGATACACCCCGTCTGAACCTCAGCCGACGACGGTCAGCCACGACGGCGGGTGCGCCGACAGATCACGCACGCGTGTGCCTCGCTGTACCCCCACGAGCCTCAGCCACGCTGTCGCTGCCGTCGGCCAAAGCAAGCCGTGACGGCCGGCCCGTGACGACACGGCCCTCGGCCTGTCGCGGCCAAGGGGCTCGCATACCTTCACGGCATGGACTTCAACATCACAGCGGGGGAGGAAGTCGTCGTGTTCCGCGTGGCGAGCCTCGTCCAGGATGGCCTTTCCCCCACGGATGACGACTTGGCGAAGGAACTGGGTGATGAGGTTCGCCCAGTGCTGCAAGCGCTCCTGGGCAAGGGTTGGCTTGTGGTTGACGAGGATCGCGAGCTGGCCTTGTCCACGATCGCACGGCACGTCGTGTCCAGCCGCAGGGATGCCGAGGGGCCGCCAGCCTAGCAAGAGAGCTTGCCATCGCCCTGGTTCGTTCGCCACAGCGCGGACTACTCGTAGATGGTCGCAGCCTGCAGAGCTCGTGCGAAGAAGGTCCAGACGCCACTGACCGGCAGCTCGCGGCTGGCATTGCCGTACCAGCCATCGGCGTCATCGACCCCTGCCGCCAAAGCCTCCAAGAAGCTCGGGAGGTCCGCGTTCTCCCATGAGCTTCCGTCCTCGGCGTGGCTGCGTTCAACGAGCGAACAAAGACGGCCAGGGCCTCTCTGCTGTCGACGTGCTCAGGAAGCTTGGTGAGCACCGCCTTGTTACGAGTTGGTGCGTGATAGCGGGTGAGGTGTCGCGCCTGGCTGGTGGCATGATCCGACTGTGGCGATCATGGTCAATCGGGCGGTGCTGGCGCATCGGCTGTTCACGGGAGTCTCTCGGCGTCATATAGCCGCCTGGTTGAGGAGTTGGCGACTCCGTGGCAGGCCGGCCTCGAGGACCGCCGTCATGCTGCACGCGGTGGAGTCCGGAAGCGGGCCACGGGTGCCGGCGCCCGCCATCGGCTGGTGTTCGTCGACCGGTTGATGGCCACACTGATCCATCTGCGGCACGACCTGCCGCACTCGGTGCTGGGCCTCCTGTTCGGCGTCGACCGCTCCACCATCACCCGCGCGATCGGAGAGATACGTCGACTCCTGGCTGAGCGGGGATGCGCGGTCCCCGACCGCCCTGGCCTGCGTCTGCGGACGCTGCTGGATGTGTTCGCCTACGCTCAGGCCGAGGGGTTCGAGTTGCGCCTGGACGCCACCGAGATCCAGGTCCGCCGGCCACCGGCCGGACGTGGTGGCCGGCGCGCGTTCGTCTCCGGCAAGAAGAAGCAGAACACGATGAAGGCCACCGTGATCGCGGACTGGCGTGGCCGCACGTTATGGACCGATGCCCTGCGACCTGGACGTATGCACGACGCTACGGCCGCCCGCAACGAGGGCATCGCCGTCTGCTTCCAGCACTTCCCCGACGTCGAGGTCCTCCTGGACGACGGTTACCTCGGCCTGAGCCGCGACCACCGCGGGCAGGCCATCACACCACCCAGAAAACCCCGGCCCGGAGCACTGCCCGACCGAGTCGAACAGTGGGAACGCGACCGCCACGGGCACTCCTCCGACCGCATCACCGTCGAACACGCCCTCGCCGACCACAAACGCTGGAGGCAACTGACTCGCTGGACCCACCGCCGTGACCGTCTGCCCGACACCTACCGCGCCATCGCCGGCCTCGTCTCCGACCGCACCAGCATCACCTGAACACAGTCCACGACCAGGCCAAACACGCCTCACCCGCTATCACGCACCAACTCGTAAGGGCGGATGTGGTCGGCGACATGTCCGCCCAGGTGACTACGGCCCTAGCGGCAGCCCAGGCGAACGGCGCATCTCGACTGCTGCGAGCCGTCGTTGACCGTGGTTGACCGCACGATGTGGCGCGGCTGTGGCACGAGGACGGCTCCGCCCGAAGCTACTCTGGAGAAACCCGTCCGGACCATGCCCTCCGGCTCTCCGGGATGGAATGATGACCTGCGCCATGGTCTACCGAATTAGAGAGAGCGCGACATGACCCTGCAAGGCGAGATTGAGGCTGGCCGCTCCACAGTTAAGGCAGACGCCTACGCCATGTCTATCGGTGAAATCGTGAACCTTTACCGAGACCGTGAATTGGTAATCCGTCCGGAATTTCAACGCCTCTTCCGGTGGAGCATTTCGAAGAAATCACGACTGATCGAGAGCATTCTCCTAGGAATCCCTCTTCCCTCGATTTTTGTGATGCAGAGGCACGATGGGGTGTGGGAAGTAATCGATGGCCTTCAGAGGTTGTCAACCATTCTTGAATTTATGGGAGAACTGCGAGATGAAGAGAAGGGGGACATTATGCCCGCAAGTGAGCTTCACGGTACGCGCTACCTCCCTTCCTTGAATGGCTTGACCTTCGAAGGTACGGATGAAGACTCCAGCCTGACTCCTGGCCAGCGAGTGTCTTTCAAGAGGAGCAAGCTCGACTTCAAAATTCTCCTGCCAGAGAGTGATGAAAAAGCGAAGTATGAACTCTTTGATCGCCTGAACTCTGGCGGCGAGGCGCCCTCAGCTCAAGAGGTCAGGAATTGCCAGCTCATCATGAAGAACCGCAGCTTCTTCCTCTGGCTAGACGAGCTGCGGAAGGACTCAAACTTCAATGCATGCGCACTAATCTCCAGCCGCGCGGCCGATGAGCAATACGATCTGGAACTTGTCTGCCGCTTCCTGAGTCTCATCTCAAGCACCCTTCAAGAGCTCAAAGACATGGAGAGCGTCGATC harbors:
- the phoU gene encoding phosphate signaling complex protein PhoU, which produces MRDAYHEELDSIGDSLVEMARLVGSAIGRATTAILDADLKLAESVIEADKRVDELQHDLEARAIALLARQQPVATDLRIVVTSLRMSADLERSGDLAQHVAKLARLRFPNRAVPQDLHATILEMGQLAQRLMAKAAEVVVTKDVDLALQLESDDDAMDLLHRTLFQHLLDDRWKHGIETAVDVTLLGRYYERFADHAVAVAKRVVFLVTGEHADEIQPDIQPDIQPAPAAGAEGA
- a CDS encoding SCO4226 family nickel-binding protein, producing the protein MARFMDVHHNMQGITADQLLEAHQADLSIEGEEGVHFERAWADPESGTVYCLSEAPSADAVQRVHERTGHMADEIHPVPLTV
- a CDS encoding DUF4232 domain-containing protein → MSGNGDRDVRVNGSGKRFGVRGSVAAVVMASAAALALTGCQSGGSSSASVSPGHVDPPSASAPSASAPSASGVTTSPSAEPAGSASSPAGDVGADVTEAAAATPTCKAGGLEVTAHQAAHRPSGTGTGAAVVEFTNTSAKSCRLKGHPSVAGAGNGSPGHNSPLAVTPKGSASAVTLAPKGRAWVKLTFVQVQGEGDGYCASGADPVVYPTLVVGLPGSGKHQVALDDGQFAECDNKVTATAVSAVEPS
- a CDS encoding FAD-dependent monooxygenase, encoding MAHTTTTDVLIAGAGPVGLSAAAELRRHGVKCRLVDRLPARLPYAKAVGIQPRTLEIWDRMGLARTMLEAAAVLRGQLVYVNGRERARLDLTLPPEVPYGFAALPQYDTERLLEEYVAGLGTRVERGTELLSFTQDDGGVTARLRTASGTDEEVRAGYLIGCDGAHSTVRKGLGLTFEGAAFDEEYMLGDVEADWALPHGYGIRSVHHGADGTPDDVLVCVPLPGTGRYRMSMLVPPELSTRTGGGGTPSTTAARGDGDGVAHGLTTDEGRAPDLHHLQAVVDRLAPVPAVLSRLRWSSVFRISHRIVDRYADGRVFVAGDAAHIHPPTGAQGMNTGIQDACNLAWKLALVIRGEAGPALLTTYDAERRPVGEEVVGRTVRHATRGIEADPDDPRTVLLREAQLLVGYRDGPLAPAADVPPGAPHPGDRAPDCGGLTAPASAYAWRLLDVLRGRVGHVIVLYAADPAHLTAAAETVRGLWEADGTARPSLEVIAVLARETAPAPAAPDALPVAAYRDAAGEFARLYRPDGPTAFILRPDGHLATRFPLTEPTTPPALHTWLTTLSTSPARP
- a CDS encoding ribosomal protein L7/L12, translated to MADAYFLLVCDDVPHDVVLTDPGVRVMAVVQVVRRLTGLSLWRSKLLATQVPAVVLTCVSERDAAAAVAALREAGAAAEAKEQPQPDFPKL
- a CDS encoding DUF262 domain-containing protein is translated as MTLQGEIEAGRSTVKADAYAMSIGEIVNLYRDRELVIRPEFQRLFRWSISKKSRLIESILLGIPLPSIFVMQRHDGVWEVIDGLQRLSTILEFMGELRDEEKGDIMPASELHGTRYLPSLNGLTFEGTDEDSSLTPGQRVSFKRSKLDFKILLPESDEKAKYELFDRLNSGGEAPSAQEVRNCQLIMKNRSFFLWLDELRKDSNFNACALISSRAADEQYDLELVCRFLSLISSTLQELKDMESVDLFLTEKMLSLAGEASFDQASWGKVFRDTFSLLATSLESESFRRYDSTKEKFLGGFSVSAFEAVTVGVATNLQAWQRLEDDPRAASVRERVEAMWSEDFFRSQARGGVRGTTRIPATIPAAKDFFRP